In a single window of the Biomphalaria glabrata chromosome 13, xgBioGlab47.1, whole genome shotgun sequence genome:
- the LOC106072279 gene encoding transcription factor HES-4-A-like, with protein MMTESDLSSPTSTSSFGDVSPKKMEDKANYRKSNKPMMEKKRRARINSCLTQLKTLVLEAMKKDNSQYSKLEKADILELTVKHLKNVQRYQGNNMAQMPDAISKYRAGFNECANEVMRYLGESQGVNNDARARILSHLASILTPLNNLPVQQGNSQVILPALAPAQQQQHYQQLQLHHLQQQQQQGVFMSQATQVLAIDANNNNRMVSAPSVYRPPHGSNAVVSDSPTAFQTPVSTGMSGTASLQIPCIAATAMETTQFQLVPSNSGQVALVLTPQAIPAINVYATHQPARQQLTLERVKLEVPSNNTEDVKPRLQTQPNPIPLVMKSSKLPKTDSAISGPYKRPISPQENWPTPIAISPSPHDLRKSYAVDAAAFKSVPLTNVSANNSLPICSLDINENNNSGHSKNNNIVRATSTWRPW; from the exons ATGATGACAGAATCGGATTTATCCTCTCCCACGTCGACATCATCTTTTGGTGACGTAAGTCCGAAGAAAATGGAAGACAAGGCCAACTACAgaaag AGTAACAAGCCTATGATGgaaaagaagagacgtgctcgAATCAACTCATGTCTGACTCAGCTCAAGACTCTAGTCCTGGAGGCCATGAAGAAAGAT AACTCTCAGTATTCAAAGTTGGAAAAAGCTGACATTTTGGAACTTactgtaaaacatttaaaaaatgttcaacgCTACCAAGGAAACA ATATGGCTCAAATGCCGGATGCTATCAGTAAGTACAGAGCTGGATTTAATGAATGTGCCAACGAAGTGATGAGATACCTGGGCGAGTCACAAGGCGTGAACAACGACGCACGCGCCAGGATTCTCTCCCATCTGGCAAGCATCTTAACTCCCTTGAACAATCTGCCAGTCCAACAAGGAAACAGTCAGGTCATCCTTCCAGCGCTGGCTCCAGCACAGCAACAGCAACATTACCAGCAGCTCCAGCTTCACCACCTACAGCAGCAACAGCAGCAGGGCGTTTTCATGAGCCAGGCCACGCAAGTGTTAGCCATAGACGCCAACAATAATAATCGGATGGTGTCTGCCCCTTCCGTATATCGCCCGCCCCATGGCAGCAACGCTGTGGTCTCTGACTCGCCCACGGCATTCCAGACACCCGTTTCCACGGGCATGAGCGGCACGGCCAGCTTGCAGATTCCCTGCATTGCTGCAACGGCGATGGAGACAACGCAGTTTCAGCTGGTACCAAGCAATTCTGGGCAAGTGGCTCTGGTGCTCACACCGCAGGCCATCCCAGCCATCAATGTCTACGCCACGCATCAACCAGCCAGGCAACAGCTCACCCTTGAACGCGTCAAACTAGAAGTTCCCAGCAACAATACCGAGGACGTCAAACCCCGTCTTCAAACCCAGCCCAACCCTATCCCCTTGGTGATGAAGTCTTCCAAACTTCCCAAGACGGATTCAGCCATATCCGGCCCTTACAAAAGACCGATTTCCCCCCAAGAAAACTGGCCTACGCCCATTGCAATCTCGCCTTCTCCACATGACCTGAGGAAAAGCTACGCGGTTGATGCTGCTGCCTTCAAGTCTGTTCCACTTACCAATGTCTCCGCTAACAACAGTTTACCAATCTGTAGCTTGGATATTAACGAGAACAACAACAGCGGACActccaaaaacaacaacatagttCGTGCCACATCAACCTGGAGACCGTGGTGA